A genomic stretch from Arachis stenosperma cultivar V10309 chromosome 3, arast.V10309.gnm1.PFL2, whole genome shotgun sequence includes:
- the LOC130965620 gene encoding uncharacterized protein LOC130965620, protein MPNNTPNEESGLCQRRSEASRKTYRAVPLPQSVGSEGPALLQLDEKEDMVLVREEGKVQQRIYFVSRALQGAELRYSKLEKLALTLLTSSRRLRQYFQGYQIVVRTDQGIRQVLQKSDLARRMMTWAIELSQYDLRYEPRHAIKTQAMANFLVEVTGDPTEETGIRWRLHVDGASNKTSGGAGIILESSAGVIYEQSIKFEIPISNNQAEYEALLAGLILAREVGAARLEVCSDSQVVTSQVNGSYQARDSQLQKYLEKVRELSKQFEEVTIQHVPRERNTQADLLSKLASTKPGAGNRSLIQDMVKEPEVALHLTKIGPSWMDPITDFLKNGKLPDDEKAAKALRREAAKYAVIQGQLFKKGLSQPLLKCLHPNQTDYVLREVHEGCCGHHIGGKALARKLIRAGYYWPSMMMDSKEFVRKFVKCQENANFHKAPATELSLLTSSRPFAQWGIDLLGPFPVGPRQVKYLIVAIDYYTKWIEAEPLASISSSNCRKFMWRQVITRFGIPEVVSDNGTQFTDKNFVEFLTGLGIKQKFSSVEHPQTNG, encoded by the exons ATGCCAAATAATACTCCAAATGAAGAGTCCGGGCTGTGTCAAAGACGTTCAGAGGCTAGCAGGAAGACTTACCGTGCTGTTCCGCTTCCTCAGAGCGTCGGCAGCGAAGGCCCTGCccttcttcaacttgatgagaAAGAGGATA TGGTTTTGGTGCGGGAAGAAGGGAAGGTTCAACAACGCATTTACTTTGTGAGTAGAGCACTGCAAGGAGCAGAACTGAGATACAGCAAATTGGAGAAACTGGCACTAACACTCCTGACCTCTTCCCGTAGACTAAGGCAATACTTCCAAGGCTACCAGATTGTCGTGAGAACAGACCAAGGAATCCGTCAAGTGCTCCAGAAATCTGACTTGGCGagaagaatgatgacttgggCCATTGAGCTCTCCCAGTATGATTTGCGATATGAGCCCCGACACGCGATCAAGACGCAAGCAATGGCAAATTTCCTGGTTGAAGTGACGGGAGACCCAACCGAGGAAACAGGCATACGGTGGAGGCTCCATGTGGACGGGGCCTCCAACAAAACGTCCGGAGGTGCCGGGATCATCTTGGAAAGCTCTGCTGGGGTCATATACGAACAATCGATCAAGTTTGAGATCCCCATATCGAACAATCAAGCGGAGTACGAGGCCCTCTTGGCAGGCTTAATCCTAGCTCGGGAAGTTGGGGCGGCGAGGTTGGAAGTGTGTAGTGACTCACAGGTCGTTACCTCACaggtaaatggaagctaccaagccagaGACTCGCAGTTACAGAAGTACTTGGAGAAGGTCAGAGAATTGAGCAAGCAGTTCGAGGAGGTCACGATCCAACACGTTCCGAGGGAAAGGAACACACAGGCAGACCTCCTATCCAAGCTAGCAAGCACGAAACCAGGAGCCGGTAACCGATCTCTCATTCAGGACATGGTAAAGGAACCAGAGGTTGCCCTCCACTTGACAAAGATAGGCCCCTCCTGGATGGACCCCATCACTGATTTCCTGAAAAACGGCAAACTCCCCGACGACGAGAAGGCAGCTAAAGCGTTGAGACGGGAGGCAGCCAAATATGCGGTAATACAAGGGCAACTGTTCAAAAAGGGACTCAGCCAGCCCCTATTGAAGTGCCTGCATCCCAACCAAACGGACTACGTGCTCAGAGAGGTCCACGAGGGTTGCTGTGGTCACCACATCGGGGGCAAAGCCCTAGCTAGAAAGCTCATCCGAGCTGGATATTACTGGCCATCGATGATGATGGACTCCAAAGAATTCGTAAGGAAATTCGTCAAGTGCCAAGAGAATGCCAACTTCCACAAAGCGCCGGCAACCGAATTAAGCCTATTGACGTCCTCCCGACCTTTCGCACAGTGGGGAATCGACCTACTGGGGCCTTTTCCGGTTGGCCCgaggcaagtcaaatacctcatagttgCTATCGattactacaccaaatggatagagGCTGAACCACTGGCCAGTATATCCTCATCCAATTGTCGCAAGTTTatgtggaggcaggtgataacTCGATTCGGCATCCCGGAAGTTGTCTCCGATAACGGGACACAGTTCACTGACAAGAATTTCGTGGAGTTTCTCACTGGTCTGGGCATAAAGCAGAAATTCTCCTCTGTAGAGCATCCCCAGACGAACGGTTAA